A genomic segment from Truepera sp. encodes:
- a CDS encoding NTP transferase domain-containing protein, with the protein MSAGETPAGPPLAVVVLAAGEGTRMRSRTHKVLHEVAGKPLLEHILAATRPLAPERTVVVVGYAGDAVRSRFAGRGLTFVTQDFTTGYGTGHALKESSKGLDGFAGNVLVLNGDGPLLTSATLEALVDTLGDDDGMALLTCVATDPSGLGRIVRGEDGRLEAIVEEGDATPEQRAIREVNPGVYLFGADVFGRAALLRADNAANEYYITDLPKAYLADGRRVSTLLADERELLGVNDRAQLAVAERVMRQRLRERWLRAGVTMLDPDTTYIDQDVELSGDVVLEQGVVLRGATHVGEGARVGAYSVLTDAVVAPGEVTAPHTVRGPSC; encoded by the coding sequence GTGAGCGCGGGCGAAACGCCTGCCGGGCCGCCGCTGGCGGTCGTGGTGCTGGCGGCCGGCGAGGGCACGCGCATGCGCTCCAGGACGCACAAGGTGCTACACGAGGTTGCCGGGAAGCCACTGCTCGAGCACATCCTAGCCGCCACCCGGCCCCTCGCCCCCGAGCGCACCGTCGTGGTGGTGGGCTACGCCGGCGATGCGGTCCGTTCGCGCTTCGCCGGCCGCGGTCTGACGTTCGTGACGCAGGATTTCACCACCGGTTACGGGACGGGACACGCGCTCAAGGAGAGCAGCAAGGGCCTCGACGGCTTCGCGGGCAACGTGCTGGTCCTGAACGGTGACGGCCCGCTCCTCACGAGCGCCACCTTGGAGGCCCTGGTCGACACGCTCGGTGACGACGACGGCATGGCGCTCCTCACCTGCGTCGCCACCGACCCCAGTGGCCTGGGGCGCATCGTGCGCGGTGAGGACGGCCGCCTCGAGGCCATCGTGGAGGAGGGTGACGCCACGCCCGAGCAGCGCGCCATCCGCGAGGTCAACCCGGGCGTTTACCTCTTCGGTGCGGACGTGTTCGGCCGCGCGGCCCTCCTGCGCGCCGACAACGCGGCCAACGAGTACTACATCACCGACCTGCCGAAGGCCTACCTGGCGGACGGCCGCCGCGTCAGCACACTGCTGGCCGACGAGCGCGAGCTGCTCGGCGTGAACGACCGCGCCCAGCTCGCCGTGGCCGAGCGCGTCATGCGGCAACGACTGCGGGAGCGCTGGTTGCGCGCCGGCGTCACCATGCTCGACCCGGACACGACCTACATAGACCAGGACGTGGAGTTGAGCGGCGACGTGGTGCTGGAACAGGGAGTCGTGCTGCGGGGCGCGACCCACGTGGGCGAGGGCGCCAGGGTGGGTGCCTACAGCGTGCTGACCGACGCGGTGGTGGCGCCGGGCGAGGTAACCGCACCGCATACGGTACGGGGTCCAAGCTGCTAA
- a CDS encoding uracil-DNA glycosylase: MTGPVTLAELERRAARRPEALNELSENLVFGEGNPDAQAMLVGEAPGEDEDLSGRPFVGRAGQLLDKVLASVGIARDDVYITNIVKFRPPGNRNPRPEEVAAGEWVLLEQIKLVRPQVIVPLGNVPTQYFLGTTQGITKTRGKWYDWHGVKVFPVFHPAYLLRNASRERGAPKWITWTDMKELKLTLDSLPPKDQAFHLDTAEQEALF; encoded by the coding sequence ATGACGGGGCCCGTGACGCTGGCCGAGCTAGAGCGCCGAGCTGCCAGGCGGCCGGAGGCGCTGAACGAACTGTCGGAGAACCTCGTCTTCGGCGAGGGCAACCCGGACGCGCAAGCCATGTTGGTGGGCGAGGCGCCGGGCGAGGACGAAGACCTTAGCGGCAGGCCGTTCGTTGGCCGCGCCGGGCAGTTGCTGGACAAGGTGCTGGCGTCCGTCGGCATCGCACGAGACGACGTCTACATCACGAACATCGTGAAGTTCCGCCCACCGGGCAACCGCAACCCGCGGCCCGAGGAGGTGGCGGCCGGCGAGTGGGTCCTGCTCGAGCAGATCAAGCTCGTCCGGCCACAAGTGATCGTGCCGCTGGGCAACGTGCCCACGCAGTACTTCCTCGGCACCACCCAAGGCATCACCAAGACGCGCGGCAAGTGGTACGACTGGCACGGCGTCAAAGTGTTCCCCGTCTTCCACCCGGCCTACCTGCTACGTAACGCCAGCCGCGAGCGTGGCGCGCCCAAGTGGATAACGTGGACCGACATGAAAGAGCTCAAGCTGACGCTCGACTCCCTGCCACCCAAGGATCAGGCCTTCCATCTCGACACGGCCGAGCAGGAAGCGCTCTTTTGA
- a CDS encoding DNA repair protein RecN, protein MLHTLELRDFAIVDELELDLAEGLNVLTGETGAGKSIVVDALELLSGGRPDAAMIRTGAEAALVQATFEAAPLASASRRVAANGRHGARLNGELVSVAELAEAVGGQLQVFGQHSAGELLSPASQREQLDRLLPAADAAVLERHRSAYAELQAATNALERLEGARLERMRRLDTLAFELREIDSGGPRLGEDERLSEELATLQHAERVMLAGSAAFAALGGEDDNAVSFAAAALRELEGVGRYAPALADLARDLRELVSGLSAVSAEVESFLSDFQADPQRLDAVQARLSTLEALKRKYGHDLAAVIAYRDAAAAETEALGGADDEIQRLQAESSRLTAELDGLATRLTAARETAGAALAAGVLPLLHQLGLPKAAFAAVVRPAARPGKHGNDEVAFEFSANPGEARRRVADVASGGELSRIMLALHLVTGSDLSAVVFDEVDAGVAGETGNHVGALLARLATKRQVLVVTHLAQVAAFADAHFKVEKVQAGGRTVARVQRLAPEARIAELARLLSGTLTDTSLRHAEELLERARATVIEGQQGPGRARARHT, encoded by the coding sequence GTGCTGCACACGCTCGAACTGCGCGATTTCGCCATCGTGGACGAGTTGGAGCTGGACCTCGCGGAAGGCCTCAACGTCCTCACGGGCGAGACTGGCGCCGGCAAGTCCATCGTGGTCGACGCCCTCGAGCTCCTGAGCGGCGGCCGGCCCGACGCCGCCATGATCCGCACCGGCGCCGAAGCGGCGCTGGTGCAAGCGACCTTCGAGGCGGCGCCCCTGGCCTCGGCGTCGCGTCGCGTTGCCGCGAACGGGCGCCACGGCGCCAGGCTGAACGGCGAGCTGGTGAGCGTCGCTGAACTTGCCGAGGCCGTCGGGGGGCAGCTGCAAGTGTTCGGTCAGCACTCCGCTGGGGAGTTGCTCTCGCCCGCATCACAGCGTGAGCAACTCGACAGGCTCCTGCCGGCCGCCGACGCCGCCGTTCTGGAGAGGCACCGCTCGGCGTACGCGGAACTGCAGGCCGCCACCAACGCCTTGGAGCGTCTGGAGGGCGCTCGGCTCGAACGTATGCGCAGGCTCGACACCTTGGCCTTCGAGCTGCGGGAGATCGACAGTGGGGGGCCGCGGTTGGGAGAGGACGAGCGCCTTAGTGAGGAGCTGGCCACCCTGCAACACGCGGAGCGCGTCATGCTGGCCGGCTCGGCGGCGTTCGCGGCGCTGGGTGGCGAGGATGACAACGCCGTCTCCTTCGCGGCCGCGGCGCTGCGGGAGCTCGAGGGCGTCGGCCGCTACGCTCCGGCGCTGGCAGATCTGGCGCGCGACCTTCGAGAACTCGTGAGCGGGCTGAGCGCGGTGAGCGCGGAGGTGGAGAGCTTCCTGTCCGACTTCCAGGCCGACCCACAGCGTCTCGATGCGGTGCAGGCCCGGCTCTCCACCTTGGAGGCCCTGAAGCGCAAGTACGGTCACGACCTGGCGGCGGTCATCGCCTACCGCGACGCGGCCGCGGCCGAGACTGAGGCCCTGGGTGGGGCCGACGACGAGATCCAGCGATTGCAGGCCGAGTCTTCGCGCCTGACGGCAGAGCTTGACGGTCTCGCCACGAGGCTCACCGCCGCCCGCGAGACCGCCGGCGCCGCGCTCGCGGCCGGCGTCCTGCCACTGCTGCACCAACTGGGCCTGCCCAAGGCCGCCTTCGCCGCCGTGGTGAGGCCCGCCGCCCGACCCGGCAAGCACGGCAACGACGAGGTGGCGTTCGAGTTCAGCGCCAACCCGGGCGAAGCCCGGCGGCGGGTGGCCGACGTGGCCTCGGGGGGCGAACTCTCGCGCATCATGCTCGCCTTGCACCTGGTCACGGGCTCCGACCTCAGCGCGGTGGTTTTCGACGAGGTCGACGCCGGCGTGGCCGGCGAGACCGGCAACCACGTGGGGGCGCTGCTGGCGCGGCTCGCAACCAAGCGCCAGGTACTGGTCGTCACGCACCTGGCCCAGGTGGCCGCCTTCGCCGACGCCCACTTCAAGGTCGAGAAGGTGCAGGCCGGTGGCAGGACCGTCGCGCGCGTTCAACGGTTGGCGCCCGAGGCGCGCATCGCCGAGTTGGCACGGCTGCTCTCGGGAACGCTCACAGACACGTCCTTACGCCACGCAGAGGAGCTCCTCGAGCGCGCCCGCGCCACGGTAATCGAGGGGCAGCAAGGCCCCGGGCGAGCCCGGGCGCGTCACACCTAG
- a CDS encoding DUF456 domain-containing protein, with the protein MTILAFLVFLIAFAVATVGVVVPVLPGVPIAAAGALAAAAIMGFERFGVQILIQVALLAVLSQLIDLAGTYLGSKVYGAGRAGTWGGVIGSFVGLFVFPPWGFLLGAVAGAVGAELLVGRELRQAVRSGIGAFVGTLGGSVAKLVIMVVIGVIVFPRFFAG; encoded by the coding sequence GTGACGATCCTCGCGTTCCTCGTCTTCCTGATCGCGTTCGCCGTGGCCACGGTCGGCGTCGTCGTGCCGGTGCTGCCCGGTGTCCCGATCGCGGCGGCGGGGGCGCTGGCGGCGGCCGCCATCATGGGTTTCGAGCGTTTCGGCGTGCAGATCCTGATTCAGGTCGCCCTGCTCGCCGTCCTCTCCCAGCTGATCGACCTGGCCGGCACGTACCTGGGATCCAAGGTCTACGGCGCCGGGCGGGCGGGCACGTGGGGCGGGGTCATCGGCTCGTTCGTGGGGCTCTTCGTGTTCCCGCCATGGGGTTTCTTGTTGGGAGCCGTAGCGGGCGCGGTCGGCGCCGAACTGTTGGTTGGTCGGGAGTTGCGGCAGGCGGTGCGCTCCGGCATCGGGGCGTTTGTGGGCACTTTGGGGGGCAGCGTCGCGAAGCTGGTGATAATGGTAGTGATAGGTGTAATCGTGTTCCCACGCTTCTTCGCAGGGTGA
- the dtd gene encoding D-aminoacyl-tRNA deacylase, with protein MRALVQRVSRASVRVAGETVGEVGLGFLVLLGVMPGDDAPLAGRLAEKVRKLRLFEDDAGKMNLSLDQVGGACLVVSQFTLYGSVKDGNRPGFSGAARPEAAEAVYLEFVAALRGAGVQVATGEFGAMMEVELVNSGPTTIWLDTDELFA; from the coding sequence TTGAGGGCGCTCGTCCAGCGCGTCAGCCGCGCCTCGGTGCGGGTGGCCGGCGAAACGGTGGGCGAGGTGGGGCTTGGCTTCCTCGTCCTCCTGGGTGTCATGCCGGGGGACGACGCGCCGCTGGCGGGCCGCCTCGCCGAGAAGGTGCGGAAGCTACGCCTGTTCGAGGATGACGCCGGCAAGATGAACCTGAGCCTGGACCAGGTGGGTGGCGCCTGTCTCGTCGTCAGCCAGTTCACGCTCTACGGCTCGGTCAAAGACGGCAACCGCCCGGGCTTCAGCGGCGCCGCGCGCCCCGAGGCGGCCGAGGCGGTCTACCTGGAGTTCGTGGCCGCGCTCAGAGGCGCGGGGGTGCAGGTGGCGACGGGCGAGTTCGGCGCCATGATGGAGGTTGAGCTCGTCAACTCCGGGCCCACGACCATCTGGCTCGACACCGACGAGCTGTTCGCCTGA
- the lgt gene encoding prolipoprotein diacylglyceryl transferase yields the protein MDPILVQLGPLSIRWYGLLIALGVLVGSALALRYAERRGLDPERLLDLAPWLVIAGVVGARVVYVITSPAAFFGPNGNLLDALKVWQGGISIHGGVIGIVVATWLYCRAHKLNMWAYLDAMSPIAGLGIIGGRIGNFMNGTDTGGRLTNWPIGFTWPDPGTETFGAFGRVVFGRDLWSAFPGVCSDGSYIPFYQCTGEIVRGPVHLTQMYGVLIGAIVLLITLWALNRRRGPGYAFWQMVLWYSVLRAVLEETFRDNPLIIKAVLEDGLDKAGIGLFTVTQLASVVLIVVAAFMIGRSAAAPFPPPVLRQAVAPGPAGGGPPTTGKAGKAGKAGKAGKAGKAGKPGAGKKR from the coding sequence ATGGACCCGATCCTCGTCCAGTTAGGGCCTCTTTCCATCAGGTGGTACGGCCTCCTCATCGCGCTTGGCGTTCTCGTCGGCTCGGCGTTGGCCCTGCGGTACGCGGAACGCCGCGGCCTCGACCCCGAGCGGTTGCTCGATCTCGCGCCGTGGCTGGTCATCGCCGGTGTCGTCGGCGCGCGCGTCGTTTACGTGATCACGAGCCCTGCCGCCTTCTTCGGGCCCAACGGCAACCTGCTGGACGCCCTCAAGGTGTGGCAGGGGGGCATCAGTATCCACGGTGGCGTGATCGGCATCGTGGTGGCGACGTGGCTGTACTGCCGCGCCCACAAGCTCAACATGTGGGCCTACCTCGACGCCATGTCGCCGATCGCCGGCCTCGGCATCATCGGCGGCCGCATCGGCAACTTCATGAACGGCACCGACACGGGCGGCAGGCTCACCAACTGGCCCATCGGCTTCACCTGGCCGGACCCGGGCACCGAGACGTTCGGCGCCTTCGGGCGCGTCGTGTTCGGCCGCGACCTGTGGAGCGCCTTTCCCGGCGTCTGTTCCGACGGGTCGTACATCCCCTTCTATCAGTGCACGGGGGAGATAGTGCGCGGCCCGGTACACCTGACGCAGATGTACGGCGTGCTCATCGGCGCAATCGTGTTGCTCATCACGCTCTGGGCGCTCAACAGACGGCGGGGCCCGGGCTACGCCTTCTGGCAGATGGTGCTCTGGTACTCCGTGCTGCGCGCGGTGCTGGAAGAGACCTTCCGCGACAACCCGCTCATAATCAAGGCCGTGCTCGAGGACGGTCTCGACAAGGCCGGCATCGGCCTGTTCACGGTTACCCAGCTCGCCAGCGTGGTGCTGATCGTCGTGGCCGCGTTCATGATCGGGCGAAGCGCCGCTGCGCCGTTCCCGCCCCCGGTTCTTCGCCAGGCCGTCGCCCCGGGGCCGGCCGGTGGCGGCCCCCCTACGACCGGCAAGGCCGGCAAGGCGGGCAAGGCGGGCAAGGCGGGCAAGGCGGGCAAGGCCGGCAAACCCGGGGCGGGTAAGAAGCGGTGA
- a CDS encoding MogA/MoaB family molybdenum cofactor biosynthesis protein, whose product MVRTAILTVSDSGAGDESEDRAAQAIRQVLKGGPFVEVDYQSVQDQQAPIRAKLRVWCDQGNVDLILTTGGVGLGKKDRTPEATAEVIEREVPGLPEAMRAALAKDRPLAVLSRGLAGVRRSTLIVNLPPMPDAASSALAAVITALAFAVEELRGEKVVPPAG is encoded by the coding sequence ATGGTGCGCACAGCCATCCTCACCGTTTCGGACTCCGGCGCCGGGGACGAGAGCGAGGACCGCGCCGCTCAGGCCATCCGCCAGGTCTTGAAGGGCGGCCCGTTCGTGGAGGTCGACTACCAGTCGGTGCAAGACCAGCAGGCGCCCATACGCGCCAAGTTGCGCGTGTGGTGCGACCAGGGCAACGTCGACCTGATCCTCACCACCGGCGGGGTGGGGCTGGGAAAGAAGGACCGCACGCCGGAGGCTACGGCCGAGGTCATCGAGCGCGAGGTGCCCGGGCTGCCAGAGGCCATGCGCGCGGCGCTCGCCAAGGACAGGCCTCTCGCGGTGCTCTCACGCGGACTCGCGGGGGTCAGGCGCTCCACGTTGATAGTGAACCTCCCGCCGATGCCCGACGCGGCAAGTTCCGCGCTCGCCGCCGTAATCACCGCGCTCGCGTTCGCGGTCGAGGAGTTGCGGGGCGAGAAGGTCGTGCCACCGGCCGGCTGA
- a CDS encoding hydroxymethylglutaryl-CoA lyase, protein MSAPDQVTWVECPRDAWQGLERVPATAEKVAHLRNLLAAGFDHLDLGSFVSPKAVPQMADTEAVLESLSARPGVDLLCIIGNERGLTRAAAAKGVTSVGYPLSISDTFQHRNLGRSILESWDELSALCAQAERLGLDLVVYVSMGFGNPYGDPWSPKATAAAVERLRAMGVGRIALADTVGNAGPDEVEAVLAEVTDPAGLGLHLHAAGNDWRPLLQVALRHGVRWFEGALAGVGGCPFAADELVGNLPTERVLPWLEGEGLAVAPDLTALPDLAVEARRLAGLRN, encoded by the coding sequence ATGAGCGCTCCCGATCAGGTCACGTGGGTCGAGTGCCCGAGAGACGCGTGGCAGGGCCTCGAGCGGGTGCCGGCGACGGCCGAGAAGGTGGCCCACCTGCGGAACCTCCTGGCCGCGGGGTTCGATCACCTCGACCTCGGTTCCTTCGTCTCGCCCAAGGCCGTGCCGCAGATGGCCGACACCGAGGCCGTGCTCGAGTCCCTGAGCGCCCGGCCGGGCGTTGACCTGCTATGCATCATCGGTAACGAGCGTGGACTCACCCGCGCTGCTGCCGCCAAGGGCGTAACGAGCGTCGGATACCCCCTTTCGATCAGTGACACGTTCCAGCACCGCAACCTCGGTCGCTCGATCCTGGAGTCGTGGGACGAGCTGAGCGCCCTGTGCGCCCAGGCGGAGCGGCTCGGCCTCGACCTCGTCGTGTACGTGTCGATGGGGTTCGGGAACCCCTACGGCGACCCGTGGAGCCCGAAGGCGACCGCGGCCGCGGTGGAGCGGCTGAGGGCCATGGGGGTCGGGCGCATCGCACTGGCCGATACGGTAGGTAACGCCGGGCCCGACGAAGTCGAGGCGGTCCTGGCGGAAGTGACCGACCCGGCCGGGCTCGGCCTGCACCTGCATGCCGCCGGCAACGACTGGCGACCGCTGCTCCAGGTGGCGCTGCGCCACGGCGTCAGGTGGTTCGAGGGTGCGCTGGCGGGGGTGGGAGGCTGCCCCTTCGCCGCCGACGAGCTGGTAGGCAACCTACCGACGGAGCGCGTGCTTCCGTGGTTGGAAGGCGAGGGTCTGGCCGTGGCGCCCGACCTCACGGCCCTACCCGACCTGGCGGTGGAGGCCCGGAGGCTGGCAGGCCTGCGGAACTAG
- the sucC gene encoding ADP-forming succinate--CoA ligase subunit beta — protein sequence MKIHEYQAKELMKQRGIAVPIGRVARTTEEAVEAVRPIVEASGNPVVVVKSQIHAGGRGKGRFVEHPEVAGVNVVTDGIKGGLGATEERVRELAEAMLGSTLVTIQTGAAGKQVNRLYIEQGIDIDRELYLSVVLDRASGRNVVMASTAGGMDIEEVAHRAPEKILRESIDPSVGLLDFQARRLAFALGLSGDAHKNGVRFMLALASLATDLDTDMVEINPLVVTKSGQVMALDGKMSFDNNALFRHKNVLEMRDLSEEDAAEVEASKFGLSFIKLEGSIGCLVNGAGLAMATMDTIKQVGGEPANFLDVGGGATTENVTAAFKIITRDPNVKGIFVNIFGGIMKCDTIATGVVEAVKEVGLEVPLVVRLEGTNVDLGKAIIDSSGLNVVSASDMKDGARKIVELAGGAQ from the coding sequence TTGAAGATCCACGAGTACCAAGCCAAAGAGCTGATGAAGCAGCGCGGCATCGCCGTGCCCATCGGCCGCGTAGCGCGGACCACCGAAGAGGCCGTCGAGGCCGTGCGGCCCATCGTCGAGGCCAGCGGCAACCCCGTCGTGGTCGTAAAGTCGCAGATCCATGCCGGCGGCCGCGGCAAGGGGCGGTTCGTGGAGCACCCGGAGGTGGCCGGCGTCAACGTGGTCACGGACGGCATCAAGGGCGGCCTCGGCGCAACCGAGGAGCGCGTGCGCGAGCTGGCCGAGGCCATGCTCGGCTCCACGCTCGTGACCATCCAGACTGGCGCCGCCGGCAAGCAGGTGAACCGCCTCTACATCGAGCAGGGCATCGACATCGACCGTGAACTCTACCTGTCGGTCGTGCTGGACCGCGCCAGCGGCCGCAACGTCGTAATGGCCTCCACCGCGGGTGGGATGGACATCGAGGAGGTCGCTCACAGGGCGCCCGAGAAGATCCTGCGCGAGAGCATCGACCCCTCGGTGGGCCTCCTCGACTTCCAGGCCCGGCGCCTGGCCTTCGCCCTCGGGCTCTCGGGCGACGCCCACAAGAACGGCGTGCGCTTCATGCTCGCCCTCGCGTCCCTGGCTACGGACCTCGACACGGACATGGTCGAGATCAACCCGTTGGTCGTCACGAAGAGCGGTCAGGTCATGGCCCTCGACGGCAAGATGAGCTTCGACAACAACGCCCTCTTCCGTCACAAGAACGTCCTGGAGATGCGCGACCTGAGCGAGGAGGACGCCGCCGAGGTGGAGGCGAGCAAGTTCGGCCTCTCGTTCATCAAGCTCGAGGGCTCCATCGGCTGCCTCGTGAACGGCGCGGGGCTCGCGATGGCCACCATGGACACCATCAAGCAGGTCGGCGGCGAACCCGCCAACTTCCTGGATGTCGGAGGCGGCGCCACCACCGAGAACGTGACCGCGGCGTTCAAGATAATCACGCGCGACCCTAACGTGAAGGGGATCTTCGTCAACATCTTCGGCGGCATCATGAAGTGCGACACCATCGCCACCGGCGTCGTCGAGGCCGTGAAGGAGGTCGGGCTCGAGGTTCCGCTCGTGGTCCGGCTGGAAGGCACGAACGTGGACCTGGGCAAGGCGATAATCGACTCCTCGGGCCTCAACGTCGTCAGCGCGTCCGACATGAAGGACGGCGCCCGTAAGATCGTCGAGCTTGCCGGAGGTGCCCAGTGA
- a CDS encoding DUF1844 domain-containing protein — MSASEQDDAARLAPEQHDDAARLAREQQEAEAAAEEAASVRLMGLIHALTASAEAALGDDSSPLRLASRDGVAGRKAARRSLDLLEMLQVKTLGNLRAGEREALWDALRAVRRRLQETATELPVMDAGAAGLFTGDEPS, encoded by the coding sequence TTGAGCGCGTCCGAGCAGGACGACGCGGCGCGCCTGGCGCCCGAGCAGCACGACGACGCGGCGCGCCTGGCGCGTGAGCAACAGGAGGCCGAGGCAGCGGCCGAGGAGGCGGCGAGCGTTCGCCTCATGGGGCTCATTCACGCGCTGACGGCTTCTGCAGAGGCCGCGCTGGGTGACGACAGCAGCCCGCTGCGGCTGGCGTCTCGCGACGGCGTGGCGGGCCGCAAGGCGGCGCGCCGCAGCCTCGACCTCCTCGAGATGCTACAGGTCAAGACGCTGGGGAACTTGCGGGCCGGCGAACGCGAGGCGCTCTGGGACGCCCTGCGGGCCGTGAGGCGCAGGTTGCAGGAGACTGCCACGGAGCTACCGGTGATGGACGCCGGCGCGGCCGGCCTGTTCACGGGCGACGAGCCCTCTTGA
- a CDS encoding DHH family phosphoesterase, with product MSSFVDNRGDAAYSEVLAEMADRARAWEGPIVVVAHVDPDGDALGSSLALTRALGSLGKDVTVPLTPPAFLQFLAEPGELSGPLEVLPPDSLLFVLDVGEPSRAAGAPLDGAAALFNIDHHGTNERFGDLAVVEPSKAATAVLIKEFIDALGVRWTPAIATPCLAGILMDTGNFRFGNTNKETLNVAGELLEAGVDLGDLTDRLQWRPRSYFALLAKVMATVEFAYGGRLVYAKLTSEMRGEGADDDSDDFVGVIRYAEGALVAVLLKERGDVVKVSVRTRAGVSAQRICLALGGGGHVAAAGATLPGPMAAAEAKMLAAVRAELEREAVTAD from the coding sequence ATGTCCTCTTTCGTCGACAACCGCGGCGACGCCGCCTACTCCGAGGTTCTGGCCGAGATGGCCGACCGCGCCCGCGCCTGGGAGGGCCCCATCGTAGTGGTCGCTCACGTCGACCCCGACGGCGACGCTCTCGGTAGTTCCCTGGCGCTTACCCGCGCGCTCGGCTCACTCGGCAAGGATGTCACCGTCCCGCTTACGCCACCCGCGTTCCTCCAGTTCCTCGCCGAACCCGGCGAGCTCTCCGGCCCACTCGAGGTCTTACCCCCGGACTCGCTGCTGTTCGTGCTCGACGTCGGGGAACCCTCGCGCGCCGCCGGAGCTCCCCTGGATGGGGCGGCAGCGCTCTTCAACATCGACCATCACGGTACCAACGAGCGCTTCGGCGACCTGGCGGTGGTGGAGCCGAGCAAGGCCGCCACGGCCGTGTTGATCAAGGAGTTCATCGACGCCCTGGGCGTCCGCTGGACCCCCGCCATCGCAACGCCATGCCTGGCGGGCATCCTCATGGACACGGGCAACTTCCGCTTCGGGAACACGAACAAGGAGACGCTCAACGTGGCCGGCGAACTCCTCGAGGCCGGTGTGGACCTGGGTGACCTCACGGACCGACTGCAGTGGCGCCCCCGCTCATACTTCGCCCTCCTGGCCAAGGTGATGGCGACCGTCGAGTTCGCGTACGGCGGCCGCCTGGTGTACGCCAAACTCACGAGCGAGATGCGCGGGGAGGGTGCGGACGACGATTCCGACGACTTCGTCGGCGTCATCCGCTACGCGGAGGGCGCTTTGGTGGCGGTGCTGCTGAAGGAGCGCGGCGACGTCGTGAAGGTCAGCGTTCGCACCCGCGCCGGCGTCTCCGCGCAGCGGATCTGCTTGGCCCTGGGCGGCGGCGGCCACGTGGCGGCTGCCGGAGCCACGCTGCCGGGCCCGATGGCGGCGGCCGAGGCCAAGATGCTCGCGGCCGTGCGCGCGGAGCTGGAGCGCGAGGCGGTTACGGCCGACTGA
- the carA gene encoding glutamine-hydrolyzing carbamoyl-phosphate synthase small subunit → MSLLEKPPALLALEDGTVYYGYAFGAHGKSVGEIVFNTSMTGYQEILTDPSYHGQIVTMTYPHIGNYGVSVYDMESNRPYARGFIVREFSRVASNHRANQDLQAFMEQHGIVGIEGIDTRALTRRLRSGGVVKGVIYHGRTDDDLEARLVEEARDHEDIDGRDMTPEVTTPLPYARPTFQDHPRVVLVDFGIKHSIVYKLEQSGAEVIVVPAQTTPAQIMALNPYGLVLSNGPGDPGGPKYAHDAVWQLLGLLPTYGICLGHQLLGLAVGGRTYKLAFGHHGANTPVKNLITGDVEITSQNHNYVVDVASIPGGQFVATHVNLNDGTLEGMAHVRYPVFSVQYHPEASPGPHDASYHFKRFIEEVNLFEGATAVPAASGFAI, encoded by the coding sequence ATGTCTTTGCTGGAGAAACCCCCCGCGCTCCTCGCCCTCGAAGACGGCACCGTCTACTACGGTTACGCCTTCGGCGCGCACGGCAAGTCCGTGGGCGAAATCGTCTTCAACACCTCGATGACCGGGTACCAGGAGATCCTCACGGACCCCAGTTATCACGGCCAGATCGTCACGATGACGTACCCGCACATCGGCAACTACGGGGTGAGCGTGTACGACATGGAGTCGAACCGGCCCTACGCCCGGGGCTTCATAGTGCGCGAGTTCTCTCGCGTCGCCTCCAACCACCGGGCCAACCAGGACCTGCAGGCGTTCATGGAGCAGCACGGCATAGTAGGCATCGAGGGCATCGACACCCGCGCCCTCACGCGCCGCCTGCGCTCTGGCGGGGTGGTCAAGGGCGTCATCTATCATGGCCGCACCGACGATGACCTCGAGGCGCGGCTCGTGGAGGAGGCGCGGGATCACGAGGACATCGACGGACGCGACATGACGCCCGAGGTCACGACGCCGCTGCCCTACGCACGCCCCACGTTCCAGGACCACCCGCGCGTGGTGCTCGTCGACTTCGGCATCAAGCACTCGATCGTCTACAAGCTCGAGCAGTCGGGCGCGGAGGTCATCGTCGTGCCCGCGCAGACCACGCCCGCGCAGATCATGGCCCTGAACCCGTACGGGCTCGTGCTCTCGAACGGGCCCGGCGACCCCGGCGGGCCGAAGTACGCACATGACGCGGTGTGGCAGCTGCTAGGGCTGCTGCCCACGTACGGCATCTGCTTGGGGCACCAGCTCCTGGGTCTGGCGGTCGGCGGGCGCACCTACAAGCTGGCCTTCGGCCACCATGGCGCCAACACGCCCGTCAAGAACCTCATCACGGGCGACGTCGAGATCACGAGCCAGAACCACAACTACGTGGTCGACGTCGCGTCCATCCCCGGTGGCCAGTTCGTCGCCACGCACGTGAACCTGAACGACGGCACGCTCGAGGGCATGGCTCACGTGCGCTACCCCGTGTTCAGCGTGCAGTACCACCCCGAGGCGAGCCCGGGCCCACACGACGCCTCGTATCACTTCAAGCGCTTCATAGAGGAAGTCAACCTGTTCGAGGGCGCCACGGCGGTTCCGGCGGCCTCGGGCTTCGCGATCTGA